In one window of Paraburkholderia phymatum STM815 DNA:
- a CDS encoding sigma-54-dependent transcriptional regulator has translation MVNKGLQVLYIEDDELVRRASVQSLQLAGFEVVGYASVESAAKLIHAEFSGVIVSDIRLPGASGLDLLAQCRERAPEVPVILVTGHGDISMAVQAMRDGAYDFIEKPFASERLIETVRRAVERRTLVLENLALRRELAGQGTLAPRIIGRSPAIEQVRKLIANVAPTDASVLINGDTGAGKELIARSLHELSPRRDKPFLAVNCGALPEPMFESEMFGYEPGAFTGAAKRRIGKLEHASGGTLFLDEIESMPLALQVKLLRVLQDGVLERLGSNQPVRVDCRIVAAAKGDMTDHVAAGTFRRDLLYRLNVVTIALPPLSERREDIVPLFEHFLLDAAVRYQRPAPILTDRQRTNLMQREWPGNVRELRNAADRFVLGVGDDTATATGDDALTSPMQPLKERVEQFERAVIAEALEQTGGAVAVAADRLQVGKATLYEKIKRYGLAARGEGER, from the coding sequence ATGGTGAACAAGGGCTTGCAAGTCCTCTATATCGAAGACGACGAACTCGTGCGGCGCGCAAGCGTGCAGAGCCTGCAACTCGCAGGATTCGAAGTGGTCGGGTATGCGTCGGTGGAGTCGGCGGCGAAGCTGATCCACGCGGAGTTTTCGGGCGTGATCGTCAGTGATATTCGTTTGCCGGGCGCGAGCGGCCTCGATCTGCTCGCGCAATGCCGCGAGCGCGCGCCCGAGGTGCCCGTGATTCTCGTCACGGGCCACGGCGATATCTCGATGGCCGTGCAGGCGATGCGCGATGGTGCGTATGACTTCATCGAAAAGCCGTTCGCTTCCGAGCGGCTGATCGAAACCGTGCGCCGCGCCGTCGAGCGCCGCACGCTGGTGCTCGAAAATCTCGCGCTGCGCCGCGAACTCGCAGGGCAGGGCACACTCGCGCCACGCATCATCGGACGCAGTCCCGCGATCGAACAGGTGCGCAAGCTGATCGCGAACGTCGCGCCGACGGATGCATCGGTACTGATTAACGGCGATACGGGCGCGGGCAAGGAGCTGATCGCGCGCAGTCTGCATGAGCTGTCGCCGCGCCGCGACAAGCCGTTTCTCGCGGTGAACTGCGGTGCGCTGCCGGAGCCGATGTTCGAGTCGGAAATGTTCGGTTATGAGCCGGGCGCATTCACTGGCGCGGCGAAGCGGCGCATCGGCAAGCTGGAGCACGCGTCGGGCGGCACACTGTTTCTCGACGAGATCGAAAGCATGCCGCTCGCGTTACAGGTGAAGCTGCTGCGCGTGCTGCAGGACGGCGTGCTGGAGCGGCTCGGATCGAATCAGCCGGTTCGCGTCGATTGCCGGATCGTCGCGGCGGCAAAGGGCGACATGACCGATCATGTCGCAGCGGGCACGTTCCGGCGCGACCTGCTATACCGGCTCAACGTGGTGACGATCGCGCTGCCGCCGCTGTCCGAGCGGCGCGAGGACATCGTGCCGTTGTTCGAGCATTTCCTGCTTGATGCGGCCGTGCGTTATCAGCGTCCCGCGCCGATTCTCACCGACCGCCAACGCACGAATCTGATGCAGCGCGAGTGGCCCGGCAACGTGCGAGAGTTGCGCAATGCGGCGGACCGGTTCGTGCTGGGCGTCGGCGATGACACCGCGACGGCGACGGGCGACGACGCGCTGACCTCACCCATGCAGCCGTTGAAAGAGCGTGTAGAGCAGTTCGAGCGCGCGGTGATCGCGGAGGCGCTCGAGCAGACAGGCGGCGCCGTCGCGGTGGCGGCGGACAGACTGCAGGTCGGCAAGGCGACGCTCTACGAGAAGATCAAGCGCTATGGCCTCGCGGCGCGCGGGGAGGGTGAGCGGTAA
- a CDS encoding TlpA disulfide reductase family protein — translation MSQSNVSRRSSPIRYIAAAVVTGAIAVAGYFAFGSQQHVPDATFTLLSGQKVSTADLKGKVYLVNFWATSCDTCMKEMPQMIQTYNRYKDKGLEFVAVAMSYDAPMYVTNYTETRRLPFKVAMDDGSAAKQFGNVQLTPTTFVIDRNGKVLKRYVGEPQFAELDQLLEKALGTT, via the coding sequence ATGAGCCAAAGCAACGTTTCCCGGCGCTCGAGCCCGATTCGTTATATCGCTGCTGCCGTCGTCACCGGCGCAATCGCCGTCGCGGGCTATTTCGCCTTTGGCAGCCAGCAGCACGTGCCTGATGCGACGTTCACCCTGCTGTCTGGCCAGAAGGTATCGACGGCCGATCTGAAGGGCAAGGTCTACCTGGTCAACTTCTGGGCAACGAGCTGCGACACCTGCATGAAGGAAATGCCGCAGATGATCCAGACCTACAACCGGTACAAGGACAAGGGACTCGAGTTCGTCGCCGTCGCGATGAGCTACGACGCGCCGATGTACGTGACCAACTACACGGAAACGCGCCGTCTGCCGTTCAAGGTGGCGATGGACGACGGCTCGGCCGCGAAGCAGTTCGGCAACGTCCAGTTGACGCCGACCACGTTCGTGATCGACCGCAATGGCAAGGTGCTGAAGCGCTACGTCGGCGAGCCGCAGTTCGCGGAACTCGACCAGTTGCTGGAAAAGGCCTTGGGCACAACCTGA
- a CDS encoding YifB family Mg chelatase-like AAA ATPase, which produces MIQSSCSQCEIKATLTATVNLAPADLPKESGRFDLPIALGILAASGQIPVESLAQREFAGELSLTGALRPMRGAFAMACGTARGHLSYAEVALDHPEDVDDRTACTPELYLPLASAKEAALVPGVAVYGAADLPSLCAHLAGDADARLYPVAAATLSNDALVAAPDMADVIGQRGARRALEVAAAGGHHMLMIGPPGAGKSMLAARLPSLLPPMTDDEALTSAALLSASAAGFTPAQWRQRPFRAPHHSSSAAALVGGRNPPQPGEITLSHLGVLFLDELPEFDRHVLENLREPLENGRITISRAALQADFPAACQLVAAMNPCPCGWRGDPGGRCRCTPEVAARYLRKLSGPLLDRIDIQIEIPALSPAELSARSTATGEPSAPIAVRVEVARERQLRRQGKTNRELSGREVDEVCRPNGEGERLLREAGERFRWSARAYYRVLKVARTVADLAGDDMPTAAQVSEAVQYRRAFGSQ; this is translated from the coding sequence GTGATTCAGTCTAGTTGTAGTCAGTGCGAAATCAAGGCGACATTAACTGCAACCGTCAATCTGGCGCCCGCCGACCTTCCGAAAGAATCGGGCCGCTTCGATCTGCCCATCGCGCTCGGCATCCTCGCCGCGAGCGGACAGATTCCCGTCGAATCGCTCGCGCAACGGGAATTTGCTGGAGAACTATCGCTGACGGGCGCGCTGCGTCCGATGCGCGGCGCGTTCGCCATGGCATGCGGCACGGCGCGCGGTCATCTTTCGTATGCCGAGGTTGCGCTGGATCATCCCGAAGACGTCGATGACCGGACCGCCTGCACACCGGAACTCTATCTGCCGCTGGCCAGCGCGAAGGAAGCCGCGCTCGTGCCGGGCGTCGCCGTATATGGCGCAGCCGATCTGCCATCGTTATGCGCGCACCTTGCTGGTGATGCGGACGCGCGCTTATACCCCGTGGCGGCCGCGACGCTGTCGAACGATGCCCTCGTCGCTGCACCGGACATGGCCGACGTGATCGGCCAGCGCGGCGCGCGACGTGCGCTCGAAGTGGCGGCGGCCGGCGGCCACCACATGTTGATGATCGGCCCGCCGGGCGCCGGCAAGTCGATGCTCGCGGCACGGCTACCCAGCCTTCTGCCGCCGATGACCGACGACGAAGCACTGACGTCCGCCGCGCTGCTCTCGGCGAGCGCGGCCGGCTTCACGCCCGCGCAGTGGCGGCAGCGGCCGTTTCGCGCACCGCACCACTCGTCGAGCGCGGCCGCGCTGGTCGGCGGACGCAATCCGCCCCAGCCCGGCGAGATCACGCTTTCGCATCTCGGCGTGCTGTTTCTTGACGAATTGCCCGAATTCGACCGGCATGTGCTCGAAAACCTGCGCGAACCGCTGGAGAACGGCCGCATCACGATCTCGCGCGCCGCACTCCAAGCCGACTTCCCGGCCGCCTGTCAGCTAGTCGCCGCGATGAATCCGTGTCCGTGCGGCTGGCGCGGCGATCCCGGCGGCCGCTGCCGCTGCACACCGGAAGTCGCGGCGCGCTATCTGCGCAAGCTGTCGGGGCCGTTGCTCGACCGCATCGACATCCAGATCGAAATTCCGGCGCTTTCGCCGGCGGAACTGTCGGCCCGCTCGACGGCGACGGGCGAACCGAGCGCGCCCATTGCCGTCCGGGTCGAAGTTGCGCGCGAACGCCAGTTGCGGCGGCAAGGCAAAACGAACCGCGAACTCAGTGGCCGGGAAGTCGACGAGGTGTGTCGTCCGAACGGCGAGGGCGAGCGGTTGCTGCGTGAAGCGGGCGAGCGCTTCCGCTGGTCAGCGCGTGCCTACTATCGCGTGCTGAAGGTGGCGCGAACCGTTGCCGATCTGGCCGGCGACGATATGCCGACTGCCGCTCAGGTGTCCGAAGCCGTGCAATACCGGCGTGCATTCGGCAGTCAGTAA